A window of the Salvelinus alpinus chromosome 3, SLU_Salpinus.1, whole genome shotgun sequence genome harbors these coding sequences:
- the slc22a15 gene encoding solute carrier family 22 member 15 isoform X3, producing MDLEEAFQLVGEFGSYQKQMVLVLVLLQVYMACQSMLIVLIGAIPEYHIEQGDHSNYEELIKHVTFTEDVNSIVTEWFLLKQQAYKVSLAGSLFFAGVLIGNVFFGPLSDKIGRKPVFLTALFFEVVFGYATAFAPSYEVFALSRLLVGLMNGGMSLVCFVLTQEYVGKAYWAITGTLTNMTFAVGIALFGALGYYIRPWRTLATAANSPGVLFFLLCVTLPESPRWLYSRGYTERAEEVLQYIAVRNGNSNAAAKVKLRMCPGSVKTGNQGNNGPGFLDLFTHTVLRWRTVVLMYVWYSCSLVYYGLTMNASEESGNRYFSVAMYGLVELPAYPLCIYFINKQWAGRRKTMASFLGLAGLSCLCTMLVPVTAGPVFNATSLALLGKLLVSAAFNIVYVYTTELYPTVVRNAGLGVCSMSCRVGGILAPFVPSMRDLHTSMPFLVFCLSGISAGCLGLLLPETLNKPISETLEELSSPAYHRIVETKTSNS from the exons ATGGATTTAGAAGAGGCATTTCAACTAGTCGGAGAATTCGGATCATATCAGAAGCAGATGGTGTTGGTTCTTGTGTTGCTACAG GTGTATATGGCATGCCAGTCCATGCTCATTGTGCTCATTGGCGCTATACCAGAATACCACATTGAACAAGGTGACCACTCCAACTATGAGGAGCTCATCAAACACGTTACATTTACAGAGGATGTCAACTCCATCGTGACGGAG tggttcCTTCTAAAGCAACAGGCTTACAAGGTCAGCTTGGCAGGCTCTTTGTTCTTCGCTGGGGTCTtgattggaaatgtgttttttggaccCCTCTCTGACAAGATTGGAAGGAAACCAGTCTTCCTAACAG ctctgttCTTTGAGGTGGTGTTTGGCTATGCCACAGCCTTTGCTCCCAGCTATGAGGTGTTTGCGTTGTCGCGCCTGCTGGTGGGTCTGATGAATGGGGGTATGTCCCTCGTCTGTTTTGTGCTCACCCAGGAGTATGTGGGCAAGGCCTACTGGGCCATAACAG GGACCTTGACTAATATGACCTTTGCTGTGGGTATTGCCCTGTTTGGTGCCCTTGGCTACTATATCAGACCATGGCGTACCCTGGCAACAGCAGCTAATTCTCCTGGCGTCCTGTTTTTTCTACTTTGTGT GACTCTCCCGGAGTCTCCACGCTGGCTGTATTCCCGTGGTTACACGGAGAGGGCGGAGGAGGTTTTGCAGTACATAGCTGTGCGGAATGGGAACAGCAATGCTGCAGCCAAAGTAAAGCTCCGTATGTGTCCTGGCTCTGTCAAGACTGGTAACCAGGGCAACAATGGCCCTGGCTTCCTCGACCTGTTCACCCACACAGTGCTCCGCTGGAGAACCGTGGTGCTCATGTATGTCTG GTATTCCTGCAGCCTGGTGTACTATGGGCTGACCATGAATGCCAGTGAGGAAAGTGGGAACCGCTACTTCAGTGTTGCCATGTATGGACTAGTGGAGCTCCCGGCCTACCCTCTCTGTATCTATTTCATAAACAAGCAGTG GGCTGGGAGAAGGAAAACCATGGCCAGCTTTCTGGGTTTAGCTGGCTTGTCATGTCTATGCACCATGTTGGTCCCAGTAACTGCTG GGCCGGTGTTCAATGCTACTTCTTTAGCTTTGTTAGGAAAGCTGTTGGTCAGTGCGGCTTTCAACATAGTGTATGTCTACACTACTGAACTGTACCCCACTGTTGTAAG GAACGCTGGTCTTGGGGTCTGCTCAATGTCTTGCAGAGTCGGAGGGATCCTGGCCCCTTTTGTGCCCTCTATG AGAGACTTACACACCTCTATGCCCTTCCTGGTGTTCTGTCTCAGTGGGATCTCTGCTGGCTGCCTGGGTCTCCTTCTCCCTGAGACACTTAACAAACCCATCTCAGAGACACTGGAGGAGCTCAGCAGCCCTGCTTACCACCGCATTGTAGAGACCAAG
- the slc22a15 gene encoding solute carrier family 22 member 15 isoform X2: MDLEEAFQLVGEFGSYQKQMVLVLVLLQVYMACQSMLIVLIGAIPEYHIEQGDHSNYEELIKHVTFTEDVNSIVTEWFLLKQQAYKVSLAGSLFFAGVLIGNVFFGPLSDKIGRKPVFLTALFFEVVFGYATAFAPSYEVFALSRLLVGLMNGGMSLVCFVLTQEYVGKAYWAITGTLTNMTFAVGIALFGALGYYIRPWRTLATAANSPGVLFFLLCVTLPESPRWLYSRGYTERAEEVLQYIAVRNGNSNAAAKVKLRMCPGSVKTGNQGNNGPGFLDLFTHTVLRWRTVVLMYVWYSCSLVYYGLTMNASEESGNRYFSVAMYGLVELPAYPLCIYFINKQWAGRRKTMASFLGLAGLSCLCTMLVPVTAALLGKLLVSAAFNIVYVYTTELYPTVVRNAGLGVCSMSCRVGGILAPFVPSMRDLHTSMPFLVFCLSGISAGCLGLLLPETLNKPISETLEELSSPAYHRIVETKTHLFEEDQSKTNHNQ, translated from the exons ATGGATTTAGAAGAGGCATTTCAACTAGTCGGAGAATTCGGATCATATCAGAAGCAGATGGTGTTGGTTCTTGTGTTGCTACAG GTGTATATGGCATGCCAGTCCATGCTCATTGTGCTCATTGGCGCTATACCAGAATACCACATTGAACAAGGTGACCACTCCAACTATGAGGAGCTCATCAAACACGTTACATTTACAGAGGATGTCAACTCCATCGTGACGGAG tggttcCTTCTAAAGCAACAGGCTTACAAGGTCAGCTTGGCAGGCTCTTTGTTCTTCGCTGGGGTCTtgattggaaatgtgttttttggaccCCTCTCTGACAAGATTGGAAGGAAACCAGTCTTCCTAACAG ctctgttCTTTGAGGTGGTGTTTGGCTATGCCACAGCCTTTGCTCCCAGCTATGAGGTGTTTGCGTTGTCGCGCCTGCTGGTGGGTCTGATGAATGGGGGTATGTCCCTCGTCTGTTTTGTGCTCACCCAGGAGTATGTGGGCAAGGCCTACTGGGCCATAACAG GGACCTTGACTAATATGACCTTTGCTGTGGGTATTGCCCTGTTTGGTGCCCTTGGCTACTATATCAGACCATGGCGTACCCTGGCAACAGCAGCTAATTCTCCTGGCGTCCTGTTTTTTCTACTTTGTGT GACTCTCCCGGAGTCTCCACGCTGGCTGTATTCCCGTGGTTACACGGAGAGGGCGGAGGAGGTTTTGCAGTACATAGCTGTGCGGAATGGGAACAGCAATGCTGCAGCCAAAGTAAAGCTCCGTATGTGTCCTGGCTCTGTCAAGACTGGTAACCAGGGCAACAATGGCCCTGGCTTCCTCGACCTGTTCACCCACACAGTGCTCCGCTGGAGAACCGTGGTGCTCATGTATGTCTG GTATTCCTGCAGCCTGGTGTACTATGGGCTGACCATGAATGCCAGTGAGGAAAGTGGGAACCGCTACTTCAGTGTTGCCATGTATGGACTAGTGGAGCTCCCGGCCTACCCTCTCTGTATCTATTTCATAAACAAGCAGTG GGCTGGGAGAAGGAAAACCATGGCCAGCTTTCTGGGTTTAGCTGGCTTGTCATGTCTATGCACCATGTTGGTCCCAGTAACTGCTG CTTTGTTAGGAAAGCTGTTGGTCAGTGCGGCTTTCAACATAGTGTATGTCTACACTACTGAACTGTACCCCACTGTTGTAAG GAACGCTGGTCTTGGGGTCTGCTCAATGTCTTGCAGAGTCGGAGGGATCCTGGCCCCTTTTGTGCCCTCTATG AGAGACTTACACACCTCTATGCCCTTCCTGGTGTTCTGTCTCAGTGGGATCTCTGCTGGCTGCCTGGGTCTCCTTCTCCCTGAGACACTTAACAAACCCATCTCAGAGACACTGGAGGAGCTCAGCAGCCCTGCTTACCACCGCATTGTAGAGACCAAG
- the slc22a15 gene encoding solute carrier family 22 member 15 isoform X1 — protein sequence MDLEEAFQLVGEFGSYQKQMVLVLVLLQVYMACQSMLIVLIGAIPEYHIEQGDHSNYEELIKHVTFTEDVNSIVTEWFLLKQQAYKVSLAGSLFFAGVLIGNVFFGPLSDKIGRKPVFLTALFFEVVFGYATAFAPSYEVFALSRLLVGLMNGGMSLVCFVLTQEYVGKAYWAITGTLTNMTFAVGIALFGALGYYIRPWRTLATAANSPGVLFFLLCVTLPESPRWLYSRGYTERAEEVLQYIAVRNGNSNAAAKVKLRMCPGSVKTGNQGNNGPGFLDLFTHTVLRWRTVVLMYVWYSCSLVYYGLTMNASEESGNRYFSVAMYGLVELPAYPLCIYFINKQWAGRRKTMASFLGLAGLSCLCTMLVPVTAGPVFNATSLALLGKLLVSAAFNIVYVYTTELYPTVVRNAGLGVCSMSCRVGGILAPFVPSMRDLHTSMPFLVFCLSGISAGCLGLLLPETLNKPISETLEELSSPAYHRIVETKTHLFEEDQSKTNHNQ from the exons ATGGATTTAGAAGAGGCATTTCAACTAGTCGGAGAATTCGGATCATATCAGAAGCAGATGGTGTTGGTTCTTGTGTTGCTACAG GTGTATATGGCATGCCAGTCCATGCTCATTGTGCTCATTGGCGCTATACCAGAATACCACATTGAACAAGGTGACCACTCCAACTATGAGGAGCTCATCAAACACGTTACATTTACAGAGGATGTCAACTCCATCGTGACGGAG tggttcCTTCTAAAGCAACAGGCTTACAAGGTCAGCTTGGCAGGCTCTTTGTTCTTCGCTGGGGTCTtgattggaaatgtgttttttggaccCCTCTCTGACAAGATTGGAAGGAAACCAGTCTTCCTAACAG ctctgttCTTTGAGGTGGTGTTTGGCTATGCCACAGCCTTTGCTCCCAGCTATGAGGTGTTTGCGTTGTCGCGCCTGCTGGTGGGTCTGATGAATGGGGGTATGTCCCTCGTCTGTTTTGTGCTCACCCAGGAGTATGTGGGCAAGGCCTACTGGGCCATAACAG GGACCTTGACTAATATGACCTTTGCTGTGGGTATTGCCCTGTTTGGTGCCCTTGGCTACTATATCAGACCATGGCGTACCCTGGCAACAGCAGCTAATTCTCCTGGCGTCCTGTTTTTTCTACTTTGTGT GACTCTCCCGGAGTCTCCACGCTGGCTGTATTCCCGTGGTTACACGGAGAGGGCGGAGGAGGTTTTGCAGTACATAGCTGTGCGGAATGGGAACAGCAATGCTGCAGCCAAAGTAAAGCTCCGTATGTGTCCTGGCTCTGTCAAGACTGGTAACCAGGGCAACAATGGCCCTGGCTTCCTCGACCTGTTCACCCACACAGTGCTCCGCTGGAGAACCGTGGTGCTCATGTATGTCTG GTATTCCTGCAGCCTGGTGTACTATGGGCTGACCATGAATGCCAGTGAGGAAAGTGGGAACCGCTACTTCAGTGTTGCCATGTATGGACTAGTGGAGCTCCCGGCCTACCCTCTCTGTATCTATTTCATAAACAAGCAGTG GGCTGGGAGAAGGAAAACCATGGCCAGCTTTCTGGGTTTAGCTGGCTTGTCATGTCTATGCACCATGTTGGTCCCAGTAACTGCTG GGCCGGTGTTCAATGCTACTTCTTTAGCTTTGTTAGGAAAGCTGTTGGTCAGTGCGGCTTTCAACATAGTGTATGTCTACACTACTGAACTGTACCCCACTGTTGTAAG GAACGCTGGTCTTGGGGTCTGCTCAATGTCTTGCAGAGTCGGAGGGATCCTGGCCCCTTTTGTGCCCTCTATG AGAGACTTACACACCTCTATGCCCTTCCTGGTGTTCTGTCTCAGTGGGATCTCTGCTGGCTGCCTGGGTCTCCTTCTCCCTGAGACACTTAACAAACCCATCTCAGAGACACTGGAGGAGCTCAGCAGCCCTGCTTACCACCGCATTGTAGAGACCAAG
- the slc22a15 gene encoding solute carrier family 22 member 15 isoform X4 produces the protein MDLEEAFQLVGEFGSYQKQMVLVLVLLQVYMACQSMLIVLIGAIPEYHIEQGDHSNYEELIKHVTFTEDVNSIVTEWFLLKQQAYKVSLAGSLFFAGVLIGNVFFGPLSDKIGRKPVFLTALFFEVVFGYATAFAPSYEVFALSRLLVGLMNGGMSLVCFVLTQEYVGKAYWAITGTLTNMTFAVGIALFGALGYYIRPWRTLATAANSPGVLFFLLCVTLPESPRWLYSRGYTERAEEVLQYIAVRNGNSNAAAKVKLRMCPGSVKTGNQGNNGPGFLDLFTHTVLRWRTVVLMYVWYSCSLVYYGLTMNASEESGNRYFSVAMYGLVELPAYPLCIYFINKQWAGRRKTMASFLGLAGLSCLCTMLVPVTAGPVFNATSLALLGKLLVSAAFNIVYVYTTELYPTVVRNAGLGVCSMSCRVGGILAPFVPSMRDLHTSMPFLVFCLSGISAGCLGLLLPETLNKPISETLEELSSPAYHRIVETK, from the exons ATGGATTTAGAAGAGGCATTTCAACTAGTCGGAGAATTCGGATCATATCAGAAGCAGATGGTGTTGGTTCTTGTGTTGCTACAG GTGTATATGGCATGCCAGTCCATGCTCATTGTGCTCATTGGCGCTATACCAGAATACCACATTGAACAAGGTGACCACTCCAACTATGAGGAGCTCATCAAACACGTTACATTTACAGAGGATGTCAACTCCATCGTGACGGAG tggttcCTTCTAAAGCAACAGGCTTACAAGGTCAGCTTGGCAGGCTCTTTGTTCTTCGCTGGGGTCTtgattggaaatgtgttttttggaccCCTCTCTGACAAGATTGGAAGGAAACCAGTCTTCCTAACAG ctctgttCTTTGAGGTGGTGTTTGGCTATGCCACAGCCTTTGCTCCCAGCTATGAGGTGTTTGCGTTGTCGCGCCTGCTGGTGGGTCTGATGAATGGGGGTATGTCCCTCGTCTGTTTTGTGCTCACCCAGGAGTATGTGGGCAAGGCCTACTGGGCCATAACAG GGACCTTGACTAATATGACCTTTGCTGTGGGTATTGCCCTGTTTGGTGCCCTTGGCTACTATATCAGACCATGGCGTACCCTGGCAACAGCAGCTAATTCTCCTGGCGTCCTGTTTTTTCTACTTTGTGT GACTCTCCCGGAGTCTCCACGCTGGCTGTATTCCCGTGGTTACACGGAGAGGGCGGAGGAGGTTTTGCAGTACATAGCTGTGCGGAATGGGAACAGCAATGCTGCAGCCAAAGTAAAGCTCCGTATGTGTCCTGGCTCTGTCAAGACTGGTAACCAGGGCAACAATGGCCCTGGCTTCCTCGACCTGTTCACCCACACAGTGCTCCGCTGGAGAACCGTGGTGCTCATGTATGTCTG GTATTCCTGCAGCCTGGTGTACTATGGGCTGACCATGAATGCCAGTGAGGAAAGTGGGAACCGCTACTTCAGTGTTGCCATGTATGGACTAGTGGAGCTCCCGGCCTACCCTCTCTGTATCTATTTCATAAACAAGCAGTG GGCTGGGAGAAGGAAAACCATGGCCAGCTTTCTGGGTTTAGCTGGCTTGTCATGTCTATGCACCATGTTGGTCCCAGTAACTGCTG GGCCGGTGTTCAATGCTACTTCTTTAGCTTTGTTAGGAAAGCTGTTGGTCAGTGCGGCTTTCAACATAGTGTATGTCTACACTACTGAACTGTACCCCACTGTTGTAAG GAACGCTGGTCTTGGGGTCTGCTCAATGTCTTGCAGAGTCGGAGGGATCCTGGCCCCTTTTGTGCCCTCTATG AGAGACTTACACACCTCTATGCCCTTCCTGGTGTTCTGTCTCAGTGGGATCTCTGCTGGCTGCCTGGGTCTCCTTCTCCCTGAGACACTTAACAAACCCATCTCAGAGACACTGGAGGAGCTCAGCAGCCCTGCTTACCACCGCATTGTAGAGACCAAG